The following coding sequences lie in one Bacteroidota bacterium genomic window:
- a CDS encoding NAD(P)/FAD-dependent oxidoreductase encodes MQKRVLIIGGGVAGLSAGIYAARNGFDTEIIEMHTVAGGQCTAWKRKGYSFDYCLHWLVGTSGGAFHDIWKETGVLTDDTVVVDHEIHSHIILPDGKEFTIYSDISRWEQYLLQIAPEDAIAIRRMCNDMRKSAYLEPFSDPPELRSGMDYLRSLIKIWPVLRIIQRFGRKSGKAYFDSLNFKNPLLRDALYKSFGERDFSALVFIFMLGWFNQKNAGYILGGSYPLAQRMLKTYLKEGGGISFGKKVNKIIVEQNCAKGVVLNDGTRLKADYIIAACDGYSTIYEMLEGKYLSKKTAKAYKEWPLFPAMVQVSFGINRSFSEAIPVTNVVAPGKKIGITTLTHGYSLMNYFFDPNMAPEGKTTIVLRFDSPWELWERLDNEAYKQAKDETLADAVQLLEGHYPGISEDIEVSDVATPRTTVRYTGVRKGAYEGFFPTSQNMMKTLDMTLPGLSNFLMAGQWLFPGGGLPPAAQTGKWAIQKICKRERIPFASKSRSFTHQ; translated from the coding sequence ATGCAAAAAAGAGTGTTGATCATTGGCGGTGGTGTGGCGGGTTTGTCGGCAGGGATATATGCTGCCCGCAATGGCTTCGATACCGAAATCATAGAAATGCACACTGTGGCGGGTGGGCAATGCACGGCATGGAAACGTAAAGGTTACAGCTTTGACTATTGCCTGCACTGGCTGGTCGGCACCTCAGGAGGGGCATTTCACGACATCTGGAAAGAGACCGGTGTACTCACCGATGATACAGTCGTAGTGGACCACGAGATTCACTCGCACATTATTTTGCCCGACGGGAAAGAATTCACCATCTATTCCGACATCAGCAGGTGGGAGCAATACCTTCTGCAGATCGCACCTGAGGATGCGATCGCTATCCGGCGCATGTGCAACGATATGCGAAAAAGTGCATACCTGGAACCTTTCAGCGATCCGCCCGAACTGCGCTCAGGCATGGACTACTTACGTAGCCTGATAAAAATATGGCCTGTTTTACGAATTATCCAAAGATTTGGCAGAAAATCAGGAAAAGCATATTTCGACAGCCTGAATTTCAAAAATCCTTTGCTTCGGGATGCGCTTTATAAATCTTTCGGAGAGCGCGATTTTTCAGCCCTTGTATTTATTTTTATGCTCGGGTGGTTCAACCAGAAAAACGCTGGCTACATACTTGGGGGTTCTTATCCACTTGCGCAACGTATGCTGAAAACTTACCTGAAAGAAGGTGGTGGCATCAGCTTTGGCAAAAAAGTAAACAAAATCATTGTTGAGCAAAATTGCGCCAAAGGCGTGGTTTTAAACGATGGCACCAGGTTGAAGGCCGATTACATTATTGCAGCCTGCGATGGATATTCGACCATTTACGAAATGCTCGAAGGTAAGTATCTGAGCAAAAAAACCGCAAAGGCCTACAAAGAATGGCCCTTGTTCCCTGCCATGGTTCAGGTGTCGTTTGGTATCAACCGGTCTTTTTCGGAGGCCATTCCGGTGACCAATGTGGTAGCTCCTGGTAAAAAGATCGGAATAACAACGCTTACGCACGGCTATAGCCTCATGAACTACTTTTTTGACCCGAATATGGCCCCCGAGGGAAAAACAACCATTGTCCTCCGATTCGACAGCCCCTGGGAGCTTTGGGAAAGACTTGATAACGAAGCTTATAAGCAAGCGAAAGACGAAACCCTGGCTGATGCCGTTCAATTGCTTGAGGGTCATTATCCGGGCATTTCAGAGGACATAGAGGTAAGCGATGTGGCAACACCCCGAACCACTGTACGTTATACTGGTGTGCGCAAAGGAGCCTACGAAGGATTCTTTCCAACCAGTCAGAATATGATGAAAACGCTCGACATGACCCTACCTGGTCTGAGTAACTTCCTGATGGCAGGACAATGGTTGTTTCCTGGGGGTGGATTACCTCCAGCAGCTCAAACAGGCAAATGGGCAATTCAGAAAATTTGCAAAAGAGAGCGCATTCCATTCGCAAGCAAATCCAGGTCTTTTACTCACCAATAA
- a CDS encoding hydrogenase maturation protease yields MSKILVYGYGNPGRQDDGLGAALVQQLEQWLATQTGLEVDTDCNYQLNIEDAAAIAGRELVIFVDATLDEAVDDFRFTEVNPSDARVEFTMHAVSPAFVLDLCQKINGNRPKAMLLQIRGYNWDFEERLSEDARHNLSLALDFLQNFLLKTKNEVTVN; encoded by the coding sequence ATGTCGAAAATCCTGGTGTATGGATACGGCAATCCCGGCCGGCAGGACGATGGCCTGGGTGCAGCCCTTGTGCAACAACTTGAACAGTGGCTCGCCACCCAAACCGGACTTGAGGTGGACACCGATTGCAACTACCAGCTCAATATCGAAGATGCAGCTGCCATTGCCGGGCGCGAGCTGGTGATTTTCGTGGATGCAACCCTGGACGAGGCAGTGGACGATTTTCGTTTCACTGAGGTCAACCCGTCCGATGCCCGGGTGGAGTTTACCATGCACGCCGTTTCGCCCGCCTTTGTGCTCGACCTCTGTCAAAAGATCAACGGCAACAGACCGAAGGCTATGTTGCTGCAAATCAGAGGGTACAACTGGGATTTTGAAGAGCGCCTGTCGGAAGATGCCCGGCATAACCTCAGCCTGGCACTCGATTTCCTGCAAAATTTTCTCCTTAAAACGAAGAACGAAGTTACCGTAAACTGA
- a CDS encoding dihydroorotate dehydrogenase-like protein, translating to MDLSTTYLGLQLKNPLVVSSSKLTGNLKNIKECHKAGAGAVVLKSVFEEQITARIAAKTRKQDFYFWYPEAEEFVTNISKGPVLDEYLRLISDARKETDIPVIASVNCVSPNEWVHFASKIEAAGAHALELNIALFPNDRHLSSEAIEETYAAIVREVKKQVNIPVSVKIGPFFTNMMAMAWRLQEAGADGLVLFNRFYNPDVDIATAKVVTDNIFSSPDEKSVSMRWIALLRSNNFPADLAASTGIHYSIGVVKQLLAGATVTQLCTTLYQNGITYLTDIREGVKDWMKMNGYKSVDEFRGKVSRYPENTAGFERLQYMKKNFD from the coding sequence ATGGATCTCTCAACAACCTATCTCGGATTACAATTAAAGAACCCGCTGGTGGTAAGCAGCAGCAAGCTCACAGGCAACCTGAAAAACATAAAGGAGTGCCACAAGGCCGGGGCCGGAGCGGTGGTGCTCAAGTCGGTTTTCGAAGAACAAATCACTGCGCGTATTGCTGCAAAAACCCGCAAGCAGGATTTCTACTTCTGGTATCCCGAGGCTGAGGAATTTGTTACCAATATCTCCAAAGGTCCGGTGCTCGACGAATACCTCCGCCTGATCAGCGATGCACGAAAGGAAACCGATATTCCGGTAATTGCCAGCGTCAACTGCGTCAGCCCAAACGAGTGGGTGCATTTTGCTTCAAAAATTGAAGCGGCAGGCGCCCATGCGCTGGAGTTGAACATTGCACTTTTTCCGAACGACAGGCATTTGAGCAGCGAAGCTATCGAAGAAACATATGCCGCCATCGTGCGCGAGGTCAAAAAGCAGGTAAACATACCTGTTTCGGTCAAAATCGGACCTTTCTTCACCAATATGATGGCTATGGCATGGCGCCTGCAGGAGGCCGGAGCCGATGGACTGGTGCTCTTCAACAGGTTCTACAATCCTGATGTGGATATCGCCACGGCCAAAGTGGTTACAGATAACATCTTCTCGAGCCCCGACGAAAAATCTGTTTCCATGCGGTGGATTGCCTTGTTGCGTTCAAATAATTTCCCCGCCGATCTGGCAGCATCCACAGGTATTCACTATTCCATAGGTGTGGTGAAGCAACTTCTGGCCGGAGCCACAGTGACCCAGTTGTGCACTACCCTTTACCAGAACGGAATTACCTACCTGACCGACATTCGTGAGGGCGTAAAAGACTGGATGAAAATGAACGGATACAAATCTGTGGATGAATTCCGCGGAAAGGTGAGCCGCTACCCGGAAAACACCGCAGGCTTCGAGCGACTGCAGTATATGAAGAAAAATTTCGACTGA
- the gcvP gene encoding aminomethyl-transferring glycine dehydrogenase — translation MPSNEFLKRHIGPDPKDVQMMLAYLGMESMDQFLYEVLPDNIRLPRPLDLPEWMSENEYLAHLRMLGSKNKLFKTYIGMGYYGTITPSVIQRNVLENPGWYTAYTPYQAEISQGRLEALLNFQTMVSELTAMPIANASLLDEATAAAEAMIMFFNSRSRQQVKAGANRFFVSDGVFPQTLDVIRMRAEPLGIEVLVGSFADARADETWFGALLQYPDQYGQIHDNRALVQQLKQQGVQVAVAADLLSLVLITPPGEWGADVAIGSSQRFGVPLGYGGPHAAFFATTEAYKRNIPGRIIGVSKDSKGRPALRMALQTREQHIKRERATSNICTAQALLAIMAGFYGAYHGPEGLRNIAGRIHSLAVSLSLSIEKAGYRQLNTHFFDTLKVAMPEGFSTATLRVAAEGARINFRYIDDKHFGISLDETTTPDDLKMIVHVLSSITGRAITEGPKSLDDSASRLEGFVRQSDFMTHPVFNSYHSETDMMRYMKRLENRDLALNRTMIPLGSCTMKLNAASELFSLTWPEFANLHPFVPADQAEGYAQLISELEKALCEITGFSAVSFMPNSGASGEYTGLLVIRAYHLSRGEGHRNVCLIPSSAHGTNPASAVMAGMEVVVVKCDAHGNVDLDDLRQKAEANSDRLAAVMVTYPSTHGVFEKGITELIDIVHAHGGQVYMDGANMNAQVGLTSPGFIGADVCHLNLHKTFAIPHGGGGPGVGPIGVAAHLAPFLPGHALVSTGGEKAIHAVSAAPFGSALILPISYGYIKMLGGEWLTYATKIAILNANYMKARLQQHYPILYTGNKGTVAHEFILDCNQFSRTADITVVDIAKRLMDYGFHAPTVAFPVHGTLMVEPTESEPLREIERFIEAMISIRAEIAEVEDGKAEKHNNVVSNAPHTFDMVIAEEWKLPYSRQKAVAPLPAVTADKYFPAVSRIDDAYGDRNLVCTCLPLEAYTQPEPVELV, via the coding sequence ATGCCTTCGAATGAATTTTTAAAAAGACACATCGGCCCCGACCCAAAAGATGTACAGATGATGCTTGCTTATCTCGGAATGGAAAGCATGGATCAGTTTCTTTACGAGGTGTTGCCCGACAATATTCGCCTGCCGCGTCCGCTTGATCTGCCTGAGTGGATGAGCGAAAACGAATATCTGGCACACCTGCGGATGTTGGGCTCGAAAAACAAGCTTTTCAAGACCTACATTGGAATGGGTTATTACGGTACCATAACGCCCTCGGTGATTCAACGCAATGTGCTGGAGAATCCGGGCTGGTACACTGCATATACGCCCTATCAGGCCGAAATATCCCAAGGCAGGCTGGAGGCTCTGCTCAATTTCCAGACCATGGTGAGCGAACTCACGGCTATGCCGATTGCCAATGCTTCGTTGCTCGACGAAGCCACTGCAGCAGCCGAAGCCATGATCATGTTTTTTAATTCCCGCTCACGCCAACAGGTTAAGGCAGGTGCCAACCGGTTCTTTGTTTCCGACGGTGTGTTTCCCCAAACCCTGGATGTCATCCGTATGAGGGCTGAACCTCTTGGTATTGAGGTGCTTGTGGGTAGCTTTGCCGACGCCAGGGCCGACGAGACCTGGTTTGGTGCTTTGCTTCAGTATCCGGATCAATACGGACAGATTCACGACAACCGTGCGCTGGTGCAGCAGCTCAAGCAGCAGGGCGTGCAGGTGGCGGTGGCGGCAGATCTGTTGAGTCTGGTACTTATTACACCTCCCGGCGAATGGGGTGCCGATGTGGCCATCGGAAGTTCACAGCGCTTTGGCGTTCCGCTGGGCTATGGGGGGCCGCATGCCGCATTTTTTGCTACCACAGAGGCATACAAACGCAACATACCCGGCCGCATCATAGGTGTCTCGAAAGACAGCAAAGGACGTCCGGCCCTTCGCATGGCGCTGCAAACCCGCGAACAGCACATCAAGCGCGAGCGGGCCACCTCAAATATATGTACTGCCCAGGCCCTGCTGGCCATCATGGCCGGATTTTACGGCGCTTACCACGGTCCGGAAGGACTGCGCAACATTGCAGGACGCATCCACTCGCTGGCCGTCAGCCTGTCGCTTTCGATAGAAAAAGCCGGATACCGGCAGCTTAACACCCATTTCTTCGATACCCTCAAAGTGGCCATGCCCGAAGGTTTCAGCACCGCCACCCTGCGTGTGGCTGCCGAAGGCGCACGGATCAACTTCCGGTACATCGACGACAAACACTTTGGCATCAGCCTGGATGAGACCACCACGCCCGACGACCTGAAGATGATTGTACATGTATTGAGCAGCATCACCGGCCGGGCCATCACCGAAGGACCTAAATCGTTGGACGACAGCGCCTCGAGGCTCGAGGGCTTTGTCCGACAGTCCGATTTCATGACGCATCCGGTATTCAACTCCTACCATTCCGAAACCGACATGATGCGCTACATGAAGCGGCTCGAAAATCGCGACCTGGCCCTCAATCGCACCATGATACCGCTGGGCTCATGTACAATGAAGCTCAATGCTGCTTCAGAATTGTTTTCGCTCACCTGGCCTGAGTTTGCCAACCTTCATCCTTTTGTGCCTGCCGATCAGGCGGAGGGCTATGCCCAGCTGATCAGCGAACTGGAAAAAGCCTTGTGCGAGATCACCGGTTTCAGTGCAGTTTCGTTTATGCCCAACAGCGGCGCCAGCGGCGAATATACCGGGCTCCTGGTGATTCGTGCCTATCATCTGTCGCGCGGCGAAGGTCACCGCAATGTATGCCTCATTCCCAGCTCGGCACATGGCACCAATCCCGCAAGTGCGGTGATGGCTGGCATGGAAGTGGTTGTGGTTAAGTGCGATGCGCACGGCAATGTGGACCTCGACGACCTCCGTCAGAAGGCAGAGGCCAATTCCGACAGGCTTGCTGCTGTGATGGTTACTTACCCGTCCACACACGGCGTGTTCGAAAAAGGAATTACGGAGCTCATCGATATTGTGCATGCCCATGGCGGTCAGGTGTATATGGACGGAGCTAATATGAATGCCCAGGTTGGGCTCACCAGTCCCGGCTTCATCGGCGCTGACGTATGCCACCTGAATCTGCACAAAACCTTTGCTATACCTCACGGCGGAGGCGGCCCGGGTGTGGGTCCCATTGGTGTGGCTGCCCACCTGGCTCCTTTCCTGCCCGGCCATGCGCTGGTCAGCACCGGAGGCGAAAAGGCCATCCACGCGGTGTCGGCTGCACCCTTTGGCAGCGCACTAATTCTGCCAATAAGCTACGGATACATCAAAATGCTTGGTGGTGAATGGCTTACGTATGCTACCAAAATTGCCATCCTGAATGCCAATTACATGAAAGCCCGCCTGCAGCAGCACTATCCTATTCTTTATACCGGCAACAAAGGCACCGTTGCGCATGAGTTTATCCTCGATTGCAACCAGTTCAGCCGCACCGCCGACATTACTGTGGTTGACATTGCCAAGCGACTCATGGACTACGGATTTCATGCCCCAACGGTCGCTTTCCCCGTGCATGGAACGCTGATGGTGGAACCCACCGAAAGCGAACCATTGCGCGAGATTGAACGGTTTATCGAAGCCATGATTTCCATCCGGGCCGAGATTGCCGAAGTGGAAGATGGCAAAGCCGAAAAACACAATAATGTGGTGAGCAATGCACCCCACACCTTCGATATGGTCATCGCAGAGGAATGGAAGCTCCCATACAGCCGCCAGAAAGCTGTCGCACCGCTGCCTGCGGTTACTGCCGACAAATATTTCCCAGCAGTATCGCGCATCGACGATGCCTATGGCGACCGCAACCTGGTGTGCACCTGTCTGCCTTTGGAAGCATACACCCAACCCGAACCGGTGGAGCTCGTCTGA